The DNA sequence TTGACGTGCACCAGCCGGCGGCTGATCGGGGCGGCCCCGGTCACCCGGCGCAGCACCAGCCGGGTCGACCCGGAGGAGAGCACGGCGTTGCCCTCGCCCCGGTCCATCTCGTCGAAGCCCAGCTCGCGGTAGAAGTCGAGCGACCGGTCCAGGTCGGTGACGAGCAGCGTGATGCCGACCCCGCTGATCGGGCTGGCCAGCTCGTCCGGCTCGGCGTCGCCGGCCGGACCGAAGATGGCCTCGTCCAGTTCCTGCGGGGTGGGCGTCGTGGCGGACCCGGGGGCGTCCAGCGGGACGTCGATCGACTCCACCGGCACCGTGTCGGGGGCCTGCTCCTCGGCCGCCGGGCGGGGCGCCGGCGCGCGGCGCGGGAGCGGGCCGAGGCTGGTCGGCTCGACCAGTTGCCCCTCCAGCACGACCGGGCCGCCGGGCCGCTGGTGCACCACCACCGGCTCGCGCTCCTCGCCGCGCAGCGTGACGTCGTCCAGCAGCGGGTCCGGGGCGGGCGGGTAGTCGTCGCGGAAGTCGTCCTCCGGGGCGCGTTCGGCCCACGGCGGCGCCTCCTGGCCGAAGAGCGGCTCGTCGAGCGGCTGTTCCGACCCGGCGTACTCGGGCGGCAGGTCGGCGACCGTGGCGGCGCTCTCGGCGTGGGTGGGCACCTCGTCCCAGAGCACCCGGACGTGGCGCTGGTCGTCCAGGGCCACCCGGACCGGCAGCGCCTGGCCGAGCGACGGCCACTTGGCCACCGGCACCCGCGGCTCGATGATCTTCTTGGAGCGGGGTGGCAGCCCCGGGGCGTCGATCACCAGTTGCAGCTCGCAGCGGCCGAACGCGTACTGCGTGGGTGGTTCGGAGGCGCTGTGCACGTGCCCCAGGCCGACCACCCAGGCGCGCCCGCCGCCGCGCACCATGGCCAGGGCGATCGCGAGTACCAGCAGCGCGACGCCGAGCGCCACGATCGCCCAACTGGTCATGCCGAGCCCGAACAGGGTCACGAAGGTGGCCACGGTGCCCAGCACCGCGCCGATCAGTTTGCGTACCGGCGCGATGGTGCGGTTCCCGCCATTCGCCACAGTGGACCTCCCAGGGGTTCCAAGGCCAGGCTAGGCCGCCGCGGCGGGCCAGGGAAGACGCAGCCGCCGCGCCGGCGCCCGGACCGGGTCGCTACGCTGACCGTACCCAGCCCGGCCCCGGTTCGTGCACAGGAGGAAACCAGCGTGTCAAGCAGCAGCCCGCAAGAGCGGACGCTCGTACTGATCAAGCCCGACGCGGTGCGCCGTGGTCTGGTGGGCGAGATCCTGTCCCGTTTCGAGCGCAAAGGCCTGCGGATCGACGCGCTGGTGACCCGGACCATGGACGGCGACTTCGCCGACCAGCACTACGCCGAGCACGTCGACAAGCCGTTCTACCCGCCGCTGAAGGAGTTCATGACCGGCGGCCCGCTGGTGGCGCTGGTGCTCTCCGGCGACCAGGTGATCGAGGTGGTCCGCGGGATGATCGGCAGCACCGACGGCCGCAAGGCCGCCGCCGGCACCATCCGTGGCGACCTGTCGCTGTCGAACCGGGAGAACCTCGTGCACGCCTCCGACTCGACGGACAGCGCCAAGCGCGAGATCGCGCTCTGGTTCCCCGAGCTGGGCTGACGTTCCGCCGGCCGGGACGGCGTCCGCTCAGCCGCCGACCCGGGTCAGCTTGTCGGGGTTGCCGACCAGGTAGAAGCCGGTGATCCGGCCGTCGGCCGCGGTGACCCCGAGCGTGTAGCGGGCGCCGGTCGGCCAGCCCAGCAGCAGGGCCGGCGCGCCGTTGAGCTCGACGGGAGTGGCCCGCATCCCGGGCCGCCGGCGGCCGTACACCCCGGCGAAGAAGCGGGCGATCCGGTCCGCGCCGTACACCGGGTTGCGGGCCGCGCGGATCCGCCCGCCGCCGTCCGACCAGGCGATGGCGTCGGCCGCGACCAGATCGGTCAGCCGGGCCAGGTCACCGTCGCGCGCCGCGGCGAGGAACGCGTCGAGCAGCCGCCGCTGCTCGGCCGGGCCGGCGGTGAAGCGCCGCCGCTGCTCGGCCAGCCGGGCCGCCGCGCGGTGGTGCAGCTGGCGGCAGTCCGCCGCCGACCGGTCCAGGATGTCGCCGATCTCCGCGTACGGCAGCGCGAACGCGGTGTGCAGCACGTAGACCGCCCGCTCCGGCGGGGTGAGCCGTTCCAGCAGGTGCAGCAGGGCGGTGGAGACCGTCTCCCGCAGCTCGACGGTCTCCAGCGGCCCGAACGGCGACGGGTCGGTGGGCACCGGCTCGGGCAGCCACGGGCCGACGTACGTCTCCCGGGCGGCCTGGCGGGCGCGCAGCCGGTCCAGCGCCAGCCGGGTCACCACCCGGGACAGGTAGCGGCGCGGTTCGTCGACCGCGTCCCGGTCCACGCCGAGCCACCGCAGGTACGCCTCCTGGAGCACGTCCTCGGCGTCGTGCAGGCTGCCCAGCAGCCGGTACGCCAGCCCGAGCAGCATCGGCCGGTGCGCGGTGAGCGCACCGGCCGACTCCGCCGCCCCGGTGGTGGTCACCCCTCGATCGGTGGCTGGGTCCGACTGCTGATCGCGATCCGGTTCCACACGTTGATTGTGGCGATCGCGACGACCAGGTCCGCCAGCTCCTTCTCCGACCAGACCTTCGCGGCGGCGTCCCACACCTCGTCCGGCACGCCGTGCTCGCCGAGCCGGGTGACCGCGTCGGTCAGGGCCAGCGCGGTGCGTTCCCGCTCGTCGAAGAACGGGGCCTCCCGCCAGGCCGCCACCGCGAACAGCCGCCGGCTGTCCTCCCCGGCGCCCAGCGCCTCCCGGGTGTGCATGTCCACGCAGAACGCGCAGCCGTTGAGCATCGACGCCCGCACCTTCACCAGCTCCAGCACGGTGTGGTCCAGGTTGCCCCGGATGTAGGTCTCCAGCCCGCGTACCGCCGCGTACGCCTCCGGCGCCACCGTCGCCAGGTTGATCCGGCTCATCGCCGCCTCCCTCGTGTCGTCCGTACGCCCACACGACGGATCCGGACCCGCGCGGCGTGACGCCCCGGCGGTGTGACGCCGGTCATGCGGGCTCGTCAGGAGGGGCCCCCGCCAATCCGTATGCGTTAACCGGGGGCCCCGCCTTACTCGGAGGCGGCGGGGTGGGCGGGTCGAGTACGCTGGGGCGCACAGGCTACGACCCGGCCATCACCGGTGAGCCTCCGGAAGAACGGCCGGGTGACCGGCTCAGTAGAACCGGACGGGACGGCCCGTCACAGCCGGCCAACGAGCGGGCGGTCGCACCTCGACCGCCAAGCGGGGTGGTACCGCGGACCACCCGGGGGCGTCGTTCCAGGCGTACCCGGACGGTTCGTCCTCGCAGACCCACCGACGAGTGAGCTGCGCGAGGAGAGCGACCCCCGATGGCCTATCCGTTGCACGACCCGACCGGCGCCGGCGTCCCGGCGAGCCCGGACCTGCCCGCGGTCGAGCGCCGGGTGCTGGAGCACTGGACCGCCGACAAGACCTTCGAGGCGAGCGTCGAGGCCCGCCCGGCCGGCACCGACGGCAAGAACGAGTACGTCTTCTACGACGGCCCGCCGTTCGCCAACGGCCTGCCGCACTACGGCCACCTCTTCACCGGCTACGTCAAGGACGTGGTGCCGCGCTACCAGACCATGCGCGGGCGGCACGTCGAGCGCCGGTTCGGCTGGGACTGTCACGGGCTGCCGGCCGAGGTGGTGGCCGAGAAGCAGCTCGGCATCACCAGCAAGGCGGAGATCCTCGACCTCGGCGTGGCCCGGTTCAACGACGCCTGCCGCGCCAGCGTGCTGGAGTTCACCCAGGACTGGGAGCGCTACGTCACCCGGCAGGCCCGCTGGGTCGACTTCGCCAACGACTACAAGACGCTCGACCTGGACTACATGGAAAGCGTCATGTGGGCCTTCAAGACGCTGCACGACAAGGGCCTGGTCTACGAGGGCTTCCGGGTGCTGGCGTACTGCTGGCGGTGCGAGACCCCGCTGTCGAACACCGAGACCCGGATGGACGACGTCTACCGGGACCGGCACGACCCGACGCTGACCGTGTGGTTCGAGCTGACCGCCGACGAGAACGCGCCGGAGCCGCTGCGCGGGCCGGTCAAGCTGGGCGTCTGGACGACCACGCCGTGGACGCTGCCGTCGAACCTGGCGCTCGCCGTCGGCCCGGACATCGAGTACGCGGTGCTGGACCGCGACGGCGAACGCTACGTGGTCGGCGCGGCGCGGCTCGGCGCGTACGCCAAGGAGCTGGAGGGGTACCAGCAGGTCGGCACCGTGCACGGCCGCGACCTGGTCGGCCGCCGGTACACGCCGCTCTACGACTTCCTGGTCGAGCCGGCCGGGCCGAACGCCTACCAGGTGCTCGGCGCGGAGTTCGTGACCACCGAGGACGGCACCGGGATCGTCCACCTCGCCCCCGCGTTCGGCGAGGACGACCAGAACACCTGCAACGCGGCCGGCATCCCGACCGTGGTCACCGTGGACGACCACACCCGGTTCACCGCGCTGGTCCCGCCGTACCAGGGCGAGCAGGTCTTCGACGTGAACAAGCCGGTGATCCGGGAGCTGAAGGAGCGGGGGGTGGTGCTGCGGCAGGACGTCTACACCCACTCGTACCCGCACTGCTGGCGCTGCGACACGCCGCTGGTCTACAAGGCGGTGTCGTCGTGGTTCGTCGCGGTGACGCAGTTCCGGGACCGGATGGTCGAGTTGAACCAGCAGATCAACTGGACGCCGGGGCACATCAAGGACGGCTCGTTCGGCAAGTGGCTGGCCAACGCCCGGGACTGGTCGATCAGCCGGAACCGGTTCTGGGGCTCGCCGATCCCGGTGTGGCGCTCCGACGACCCGACCTACCCGCGCGTCGACGTGTACGGGTCGCTGGCCGACATCGAGCGTGACTTCGGCGTACGCCTGACCGACCTGCACCGGCCGGCGGTGGACGACCTGGTCCGCCCCAACCCGGACGACCCGACCGGCAGGTCGATGATGCGCCGGGTGCCGGAGGTGCTGGACTGCTGGTTCGAGTCCGGCTCGATGCCGTTCGCCCAGGTGCACTACCCGTTCGAGAACCGCGACTGGTTCGAGCACCACTACCCGGGCGACTTCATCGTCGAGTACATCGGGCAGACCCGCGGCTGGTTCTACACCATGCACGTGCTGGCCACCGCGCTGTTCGACCGGCCGGCGTTCCGCAACTGCCTCAGCCACGGCATCCTGCTCGGCTCCGACGGGCGCAAGATGTCCAAGAGCCTGCGCAACTACCCGGACGTCTACCACGTGTTCGACTCCTACGGCTCGGACGCGATGCGGTGGATGCTGATGTCCTCGCCGGTGCTGCGCGGCGGGGACATGGCGGTCACCGAGTCGGGCATCCGGGACGCGGTGCGTCAGGTGCTGCTGCCGCTGTGGAACGTGTGGTATTTCTTCACGCTCTACGCCAACGCGGACGGCTACCAGGCGCGTCGGCGCACCGACTCGACGAACGTGCTCGACCGGTACGTGCTGGCGAAGACGAACGAGCTGGTGGCGACCGTCGGCGCGCAGATGGACGCGTACGACATCTCCGGCGCCTGCGCGACGGTGCGGTCCTACCTGGACGCGCTGACCAACTGGTACGTGCGCCGCTCGCGGGACCGGTTCTGGGCCGGCGACGCGGACGCGTTCGACACGCTCTCGACCGTGCTGGAGACGCTCTGCCGGGTGGTGGCGCCGCTGGCGCCGCTGACCGCCGAGGAGATCTGGCGCGGGCTGACCGGCGAGCGGTCGGTGCACCTGACCGACTGGCCGTCGGCGGACGAGTTCCCGGCCGACCACGAGCTGGTCTCCGCGATGGACAACGTCCGGGCGGTCGCCTCGGCGGCGCTGTCGCTGCGCAAGGCGAAGGGCCTGCGGGTCCGGCTGCCGCTGGCGAAGCTGACCGTGGCCTCGCCGGTCGCCGACCAGCTCCGGCCGTTCGCCGACCTGGTCGCCGACGAGGTCAACGTGAAGGAGGTCGTGCTCACCGGTGAGGTGGCGGCCTACTGCCAGCAGGTGCTGACCGTGGTGCCGCGGGCGCTCGGCCCGCGCGTCGGCAAGGCGGTCCAGCAGGTGATCAAGGCGGTCAAGTCGGGGGAGTGGGAACTCGTCGACGGCGCCCCGGTCGCCGCCGGGGTCACCCTGGCCGAGGGCGAGTACGAGCTGCGCCTGGTCGCCGCCGACGCGGAGCACTCCGCGCCGCTGCCCGGTGGTGAGGGCGTGGTGGTGCTGGACACCGAGGTCACGCCGGAACTGGCCGCCGAGGGGCTGGCCCGGGACGTGGTCCGGGTGGTGCAGCAGGCCCGTCGGGACGCCGACCTGGACATCTCGGACCGGATCACGGTGGCGGTGTCGGCCTCCGAGGAGGTGCGCGCGGCGGTCGCCGCGTTCACGGACTTCGTGGCGCGGGAGGTGCTGGCCGCGACGGTCGACTTCGCCGAGGGCCTGGACGGCTTCGCCGGCGAGGTCGGCGACGGCGAGCGCGTGGTGGTCAGCGTCCGCCGCGTGTGAGGTGTAAGGCGGGGCCCCTTGTTGACGCCTTCGGTAGAGAAGGGGCCCCGTCTCACCCGACGCACCGAGCGGGTGGACTGCGGGCCACCCGCTCGGCCGGGGGTGGCGGCGTCGGCTACCGTGACAGCGCCTGTTCCGCGTACGACCGCCGGAGGACCCGTGCCCCTGCTCTACACCATCGGCAAGCTCACCGTGGCGCCCACGCTCCGGTTGGCCTTCCGTCCGCACGTGGAGGGGTTGGAGCACATCCCGGCGACCGGCGGCGCGATCTTCGCGGGCAACCACCTCTCCGTCGCCGACGAGCTGCTGCTCGGCACCGTGGTGCCCCGCCACCTGGCGTTCTGGGCCAAGTCGGAGTACTTCAACGGCACCGGGGTGAAGGGCGGCTTCTCCAAGTTCGTGCTCACCGGGTTGGGTGCGATCCCGGTCGAGCGGGCCGGCGGTCGGGCGGCGCTGTCCGCGTTCGACGCGGCCATCCCGGTGCTCAAGGCCGGTGACCTGGTCGCGGTGTATCCGGAGGGCACCCGCTCACCGGACGGGCGCCTCTACCGCGGGCGCACCGGCGCGGCCCGGCTGGCGGTGGCCGCCGGCGTGCCGATCATCCCGGTCGGCGTGACCGGCACCGACAAGGCCCAGCCGATCGGGACGCGGGTGCCCCGCCCCGGCCGCGCCAAGATCACCATCAAGTTCGGCAAGCCGCTGGACTTCACCGGCCGGCCCGACGACCGGACGTCGCTGCGGGCCATGACCGACGAGCTGATGGCCGAGATCCAGCAGCTCACCGGCCAGGAGTACGTCCCGCGCTACGCGCCGAAGCGCAGCGAGCCGACACCGGGTGAGTCGCGCGACTGACGCGTCCGCTCAGGACTGCTTGGGCACCACGACCCGCTGGCGCAGCTCGTTCAGCAGCTGGCCGCTGTCGTCCACCGACAGCCGGGTGAACACCCCAGTGGTCAGGCTGCCGTGGTCGACCGACGTGCACACCACCACCGCGTCGCCGTCCGACCGGCCGACCGCGCAGCGCTCGTACCGGCCCCGTACGCCGGTGTCCACGCTCACCGAGGACTGCAGGGCGTAGTCGCCGGCCAGGCGCTTCAGCTCGGCCTCGGCGTCGGACTCCGGGGTCAACCGGAAACCGGTGCTGCCGAAAAGGGTCACCCGCTTGCCGTCGTCAGTGGCGTAGATGCCGGCGAACGTGTCCTCGGCGAGCAGGTCCGCCTGGCGTACCTGACTCTTCAACTCCTCGGCGGCGGCCTGGCTGCGGTCGTCCTGACGCAGCTGCATCGAGTCAAGCTGGTCCGGGAGGCTGGCGCTGGCCGGATACTGGCTGGACAACGGCTGGAGCCACCAGAGCGGGACGCCGCAGCAGCACGCCACGGAGAGCAGCAGCACCCAGGGCCAGCGGCGTCGCCGGCGTCGCGGCGCGTACCCCTGGGGGGCCTGCCACCCGGGCGGTGGCGCGACCGGCGGCGGGGTGCCACCCCGACGTTGCTTCGGCGGCCGGGTCTGCTTCGGCGGCCGGGGGACGACGACCGGTGCCGGCGGCGGGGTGTGCACCGGCGGTGACACCGGGCGGGCGGCGGGTGACGACGGGTACGGCGGCGTGTGCGCGGGCGGCGAGACCGGCCGGGCCGGCGGCGGCCCCGGGTACGGCAGGGCGGGCGCCGGCGGTGACACCGGCCGCGCGGCCGGCGGCGGGGCCGGGTGCGGCGCCGGGTGCGCCGGCCAGGGCGCGGTGTACGGCATGGTCGCCGGCAGCGCCGGCAGATCGACCGAGTGGACGTCCCAGCCGGTGGTGTCCACGCCCGCCCACGGATCGACCGGGGTGGCGTGCTCGGGGGAGTCGACCGGCGGCACGGGGGTGGGCTCGGCCGACTCGCCCCAGCCGCGCCGGCGCGGCGGTGGGGGCGGAACCGCGGCGGAGCCGCTCCACCGCGGCGCGGGCGGCTCGACGCGGGTCGGCGGTGGCGCGTTCTCGACCCGGGTGGCGTTCGGCCCGCTGTCGATGCGGGTGGCGTTCGGCCCGGCCTCGACCTTGGTGGGGTCCGGTGCCGGTGCCGGTGGCGGTGGCGGTGGGGTGGCGCGGCCGGGCACGGTGGCGGAGCCGCGGGCGCGGCCGGCCGGCACGGCCGGGGTGGCGTCGGTGCCGGATTCGGTACGGATGTCGGGGGTCGGTGGCGCGTCCCGGTCCGGGCCGGCCCCGACGGTGGCGTTCCCGGCCGTGTCGGCTCCGACGGTGGCGTCCTCGGCCGTGTCCGCTCCGACGGTGGCGTTCTCGGCGGTGGCCTTCTCGGTCGGGGCGTCCGAGGTCGCCGGGGCGTCCGAGGTCGCCGGGGCGTCCGAGGGATCGGGGGCGTCGGGGCCCTCCGAGGTGGCCCCGGCGGCGCCCGGCTCCCCGGCGCCGACGGTGGCGGTCCCGACCGGCGGCTCCACCTGCGGGACTCCCGTTTCCGACGCGGTACGTGGGGACGGCGGGGTGGCGCCCTCGGCGTCGGCCGGCGTCGGTACGGCGGTCGGCGGCTCGGTGACGGCCGGCCCATCGGCCCCGTCGGCCGGCCGGCCCGCCCCCGGCTGCGGCTGCGACATCGCGGCAATCTCCTCTCGCGCCCGTTGCGAGGTTAGTACCGCCCCGCCACCCCGACGAATCCCCGCCTCCCGCTCCCGCCCCGATGATCAAGGAGTTCACGTCGGTCGGAGCGCCGATCCGCGCGCCAAGTCCTTGATTACGGGGGAGTGGCCGGGGGGAAGGGTGCCGGTGGGGGAGGACGGGGTGGGGGACCGCGTACGCTTGGGCATCATGAGTGTCCCGTCCACGACCCCGCGTCCCGCCGCCGACAGCCCGGAGCCGTCGGTCTGGCCCCGGCTGGAGCCGTTGCTGCCCCAGGTGACCAAGCCCATCCAGTACGTCGGGGGCGAGCTGGGCGCGGTGGTCAAGGACTGGCACGCGGCGACCGTCCGGTGGGCGCTGATGTACCCGGACGCCTACGAGGTGGGCCTGCCCAACCAGGGCGTGCAGATCCTCTACGAGGTGCTCAACGAGCTGCCCGACGTGCTCGCCGAGCGCACGTACGCGGTCTGGCCGGACCTGGAGGCGCTGATGCGCGCCCACGGCGTCCCGCAGTTCACCGTCGACGCCCACCGCCCGGTGCGCGACTTCGACGTGTTCGGCGTCTCGTTCTCCACCGAGCTGGGCTACA is a window from the Micromonospora sp. DSM 45708 genome containing:
- a CDS encoding VOC family protein, which gives rise to MANGGNRTIAPVRKLIGAVLGTVATFVTLFGLGMTSWAIVALGVALLVLAIALAMVRGGGRAWVVGLGHVHSASEPPTQYAFGRCELQLVIDAPGLPPRSKKIIEPRVPVAKWPSLGQALPVRVALDDQRHVRVLWDEVPTHAESAATVADLPPEYAGSEQPLDEPLFGQEAPPWAERAPEDDFRDDYPPAPDPLLDDVTLRGEEREPVVVHQRPGGPVVLEGQLVEPTSLGPLPRRAPAPRPAAEEQAPDTVPVESIDVPLDAPGSATTPTPQELDEAIFGPAGDAEPDELASPISGVGITLLVTDLDRSLDFYRELGFDEMDRGEGNAVLSSGSTRLVLRRVTGAAPISRRLVHVNLEVDDIQAAYERLRESGVRFTYAPRVVNRGTKLEVWAAAFRDPDGHGVALTQWRTLADA
- the ndk gene encoding nucleoside-diphosphate kinase — its product is MSSSSPQERTLVLIKPDAVRRGLVGEILSRFERKGLRIDALVTRTMDGDFADQHYAEHVDKPFYPPLKEFMTGGPLVALVLSGDQVIEVVRGMIGSTDGRKAAAGTIRGDLSLSNRENLVHASDSTDSAKREIALWFPELG
- the sigJ gene encoding RNA polymerase sigma factor SigJ, with the translated sequence MTTTGAAESAGALTAHRPMLLGLAYRLLGSLHDAEDVLQEAYLRWLGVDRDAVDEPRRYLSRVVTRLALDRLRARQAARETYVGPWLPEPVPTDPSPFGPLETVELRETVSTALLHLLERLTPPERAVYVLHTAFALPYAEIGDILDRSAADCRQLHHRAAARLAEQRRRFTAGPAEQRRLLDAFLAAARDGDLARLTDLVAADAIAWSDGGGRIRAARNPVYGADRIARFFAGVYGRRRPGMRATPVELNGAPALLLGWPTGARYTLGVTAADGRITGFYLVGNPDKLTRVGG
- a CDS encoding carboxymuconolactone decarboxylase family protein translates to MSRINLATVAPEAYAAVRGLETYIRGNLDHTVLELVKVRASMLNGCAFCVDMHTREALGAGEDSRRLFAVAAWREAPFFDERERTALALTDAVTRLGEHGVPDEVWDAAAKVWSEKELADLVVAIATINVWNRIAISSRTQPPIEG
- the ileS gene encoding isoleucine--tRNA ligase, which translates into the protein MAYPLHDPTGAGVPASPDLPAVERRVLEHWTADKTFEASVEARPAGTDGKNEYVFYDGPPFANGLPHYGHLFTGYVKDVVPRYQTMRGRHVERRFGWDCHGLPAEVVAEKQLGITSKAEILDLGVARFNDACRASVLEFTQDWERYVTRQARWVDFANDYKTLDLDYMESVMWAFKTLHDKGLVYEGFRVLAYCWRCETPLSNTETRMDDVYRDRHDPTLTVWFELTADENAPEPLRGPVKLGVWTTTPWTLPSNLALAVGPDIEYAVLDRDGERYVVGAARLGAYAKELEGYQQVGTVHGRDLVGRRYTPLYDFLVEPAGPNAYQVLGAEFVTTEDGTGIVHLAPAFGEDDQNTCNAAGIPTVVTVDDHTRFTALVPPYQGEQVFDVNKPVIRELKERGVVLRQDVYTHSYPHCWRCDTPLVYKAVSSWFVAVTQFRDRMVELNQQINWTPGHIKDGSFGKWLANARDWSISRNRFWGSPIPVWRSDDPTYPRVDVYGSLADIERDFGVRLTDLHRPAVDDLVRPNPDDPTGRSMMRRVPEVLDCWFESGSMPFAQVHYPFENRDWFEHHYPGDFIVEYIGQTRGWFYTMHVLATALFDRPAFRNCLSHGILLGSDGRKMSKSLRNYPDVYHVFDSYGSDAMRWMLMSSPVLRGGDMAVTESGIRDAVRQVLLPLWNVWYFFTLYANADGYQARRRTDSTNVLDRYVLAKTNELVATVGAQMDAYDISGACATVRSYLDALTNWYVRRSRDRFWAGDADAFDTLSTVLETLCRVVAPLAPLTAEEIWRGLTGERSVHLTDWPSADEFPADHELVSAMDNVRAVASAALSLRKAKGLRVRLPLAKLTVASPVADQLRPFADLVADEVNVKEVVLTGEVAAYCQQVLTVVPRALGPRVGKAVQQVIKAVKSGEWELVDGAPVAAGVTLAEGEYELRLVAADAEHSAPLPGGEGVVVLDTEVTPELAAEGLARDVVRVVQQARRDADLDISDRITVAVSASEEVRAAVAAFTDFVAREVLAATVDFAEGLDGFAGEVGDGERVVVSVRRV
- a CDS encoding lysophospholipid acyltransferase family protein; the encoded protein is MPLLYTIGKLTVAPTLRLAFRPHVEGLEHIPATGGAIFAGNHLSVADELLLGTVVPRHLAFWAKSEYFNGTGVKGGFSKFVLTGLGAIPVERAGGRAALSAFDAAIPVLKAGDLVAVYPEGTRSPDGRLYRGRTGAARLAVAAGVPIIPVGVTGTDKAQPIGTRVPRPGRAKITIKFGKPLDFTGRPDDRTSLRAMTDELMAEIQQLTGQEYVPRYAPKRSEPTPGESRD